Genomic window (bacterium):
CGAGAGTTCGTGCACGGCGGCTACCCGGGCCCCGCGGCGAGGACGGCGCCGCGCCGATCGCGGTTGGCCAGCGCGAGATGCAGGCGCGTGTAGTAGGCGAGATACCGGCGCTGCGCCGGCGTGAGCCGGTGGCACGCGCAGCCCCAGTGCACTGCGACCACGTCGCCGGGATGCGCGCCGTCCAGCAGTACCCTGCCGTCGAAGCGTCGGAACACGCCGCGCGGCTCCGAGGCGCCGAGGATCAACTCGCCGCCGGCGAGCGAGAGCGGCCGCCGCTCCACCAAAAGCGTGTCGCCGTGCTCCGCGACGACCGTGCCCCAGCTGATCCTGCACGCGTCCATCGTGGCGAGGTTGTGCGCTGTCTCCTGGTGGCCCGTCCGCACTGGCATGCTGAACACGTGGAAGTTGTGGTGCGGCCGGCCGCCGGACGGCGCCTGGCCGAGCACGGACCGCAGGAGGCGCGCCGGAAACCGCGCGCGGAACCGGTCCTCCAAGTGCCGGCGGAGGTCGGCCGCCTCGATGCCCGCGAGCAAACGGTTGCCGATCCAGTACGCTTCGATGACCCGCACGTCGAACGGATCGGCGATGCCGTTCGCCGCGGCGATGAACGAGTAGTAGGGGAAGGCGCCGGCGAAGCGCGACAGGATCTGCTCGAGTCCCCGGTCGCTGTGGCCGTCGGCGAGATACTCGAGCATCGTCCGGTTCTCTTCCGGGCCGCAGTAGCCCAGGCGGTTCGGCATGAAGCTGAACCGGGCGGCAAGCAGCGCGCCCTCGCGGCTCACGACGGCGCCTCCGCCGGGTCGTCCGCGCCGGCGAACTCGCCGCCGGCCGCCAGACTTTCCAATTCGTCGAGGAGACGCAGCGTCTCGGCCGCGTCGGCCTCGCTGATCCGCTCGATCGCGAGTCCCATGCTCACCAGGACCCAGTCCCCCGGCGCCGCGTCGAGCAGGCCCAGCGTGATGGTCCGGGGCGCCCCGCGGACGTCCACCCGCGCCGTGCGCGCGCCGGCGTCGACGATCTCGAGCACCCTACCCGGCAGGGCGAGGCACATCCGCGACCTCCTCGAGGCCGAGCCGCACGGCTTCGTCCACCGCGCCGGCCGCCTCCGGCGACAAGTCCGTCCCGGCGTCGAACCGCCGTCCCTCGATGCCGAAGATGACCAGGCGGCGCGGCAGGCGTCCGAGCGCGTCTCCGAGCGCGATCGCCTCCGCCACGCCGAGGCCGTGCGTCGAGCCGCCGAGGTTCCGGCCCGCGCCCAGCATCGCGGCCGCCTTCGCCGGCCCATGCCCCGTGCCGGCGGATTTGCCGCCGGCAGCGTTGTGGTGAAGACCGCCGTCCAGGCCCGCGTCCAGGCGGCGGACCGTCCCGGCGGCGGCTCCGGATCGCATCGCGTCGAGCACGATCACCGTGTCCACCCCGCGCCAGACGTCGAGGAGCGCTGTGCCGTCGCCGATCGCGTCGAGCAGCGCCACCGGCACTCCCGAGGCCGCGCCGATCCGCGCCGCGGCGGCGAGCCCGGCGCCGTCGTCTCCGCGGTCCCGGTTGCCCACACCGACGACGAGCACAGGCACGCGCACGGGAGGGTCATTCACGGTCGATGTGGAGCCGGAGGAAATGGGTGGCACAGGAGATGCACGGATCGTAGTTGCGGACCGCCTGCTCGCAGCGAAGCGTGAGCCGGTCGTCCGGGAGGGCGAGCGACTGCTGCACGACGTCGCGGAGGTCGGCCTCGATCTGCGCCTGATTCTGGGACGTCGGCGGCACGATCCGGGCGCTGACGATGCCGCCGCTCTCGTCGATCTCATAACGGTGATACAGAATGCCCCGCGGCGCCTCGGTGCACCCGTGCCCGGTCGCCCGGCGTGCCGGCACGTCCACGAACGGCCGCGGCGGCGCCTCGTACTGCCCGATCAACCGGAGCGCCTCGTCGCACGCGTAGACGACCTCGACCGCGCGCACGACGATGCTCCGGAACGGGTTGCGGCACACGGTACCCAGCCCGGCGTCGCGCGCGGCGGCCTTCGCCGTCGCGGAGAGCGCGTCGAAGTTGAGATTGTAGCGGGCGAGCGGTCCCACGAGATACGTCCGGCCGCGGAGGCGCGAGTGCAGGGCGTTCGAGTGCGCGACCTGCTCCTCGACGAAGTGGTCGGCGTACTCGGCGACGGCGACGTCGAGACCGCCGCTGCTGACGATGCGGCCGTCGTCGATCGGGTATTCCCCGGACCGCCGGAGGGCCACGAACTCGTAGGGCTGTTCGAAGTCGGGGAAGTCGAAGCCGGCCACCCAGCGCACGGTTTCCACCGCGTCGTCCCGGGCCTGCCTCAGGCGGTCCACCATCCCGTCCAGCTCCGTCCGGGACGGCGCGCGGTAGAACCCGCCCACGCGAACGTTGATCGGATGGACCTCGCGGCCGCCGACGAGGCGCATGAGCTCGTTGCCGGTGCGCTTGAGCGCGAGGCCGCGCTCCGCGACCTTCTGATGATCGCGGGCCATCTCGACGATGCTTCCGTACCCGAGGAAGTCGGGAGCGTGCAGCATGTAGATATGGAGCGCGTGGCTCTCGATCCACTCGCCGCAGTACAGCAGGCGGCGCAGGGCGCGGATCTGCCCGTCCACCCGCACGCCGCAGGCGTCCTCCATCGCCCGGCACGCGCTCATCTGATAGGCCACCGGGCAGATGCCGCAGATGCGCGCGGTGATGTCCGGCGCCTCCGTGTACGCCCGGCCGCGCAGGAAGGCTTCGAAGAAGCGCGGCGGCTCGTAGATGTCCAGGCGCACCTCGGTGACCCGGTTGCCCGCCGTGTGCACGTACAGCGCGCCCTCGCCCTCGACCCGGGCCAGGGCGTCCACTTTGATCGTGCGGCGCTTAACCGGCACGGGGGTCACGGGGGCTGCGCTCCGGCGCGCCCGGAGGGATGCCCAGCGCCTCGGCCGCCCTGCGGAATGGCTCCTTCTCGCCGTTGATCCCGCGGTAGGCCCGCGCGATCTCCGCGTCAGGCACGCCGAGATGCCGCCACCAGGCGGTGAGCGAATTCGTATTGGGACTCTCCATCGGGCCGTAGCAGCCGTAGCATCCGCGGTCGTAAGCGGGGCAGATCGCGCCGCACCCCGCGTGGGTGACGGGGCCGAGGCACGGCGTCCCGCGGGCCACCATGACGCAGACCGTGCCGCGCCGCTTGCACTCGACGCAGACGCTGTG
Coding sequences:
- a CDS encoding DUF6390 family protein, producing MSREGALLAARFSFMPNRLGYCGPEENRTMLEYLADGHSDRGLEQILSRFAGAFPYYSFIAAANGIADPFDVRVIEAYWIGNRLLAGIEAADLRRHLEDRFRARFPARLLRSVLGQAPSGGRPHHNFHVFSMPVRTGHQETAHNLATMDACRISWGTVVAEHGDTLLVERRPLSLAGGELILGASEPRGVFRRFDGRVLLDGAHPGDVVAVHWGCACHRLTPAQRRYLAYYTRLHLALANRDRRGAVLAAGPG
- a CDS encoding Ni/Fe hydrogenase subunit alpha; amino-acid sequence: MTPVPVKRRTIKVDALARVEGEGALYVHTAGNRVTEVRLDIYEPPRFFEAFLRGRAYTEAPDITARICGICPVAYQMSACRAMEDACGVRVDGQIRALRRLLYCGEWIESHALHIYMLHAPDFLGYGSIVEMARDHQKVAERGLALKRTGNELMRLVGGREVHPINVRVGGFYRAPSRTELDGMVDRLRQARDDAVETVRWVAGFDFPDFEQPYEFVALRRSGEYPIDDGRIVSSGGLDVAVAEYADHFVEEQVAHSNALHSRLRGRTYLVGPLARYNLNFDALSATAKAAARDAGLGTVCRNPFRSIVVRAVEVVYACDEALRLIGQYEAPPRPFVDVPARRATGHGCTEAPRGILYHRYEIDESGGIVSARIVPPTSQNQAQIEADLRDVVQQSLALPDDRLTLRCEQAVRNYDPCISCATHFLRLHIDRE
- a CDS encoding HypC/HybG/HupF family hydrogenase formation chaperone is translated as MCLALPGRVLEIVDAGARTARVDVRGAPRTITLGLLDAAPGDWVLVSMGLAIERISEADAAETLRLLDELESLAAGGEFAGADDPAEAPS
- a CDS encoding hydrogenase maturation protease, with translation MRVPVLVVGVGNRDRGDDGAGLAAAARIGAASGVPVALLDAIGDGTALLDVWRGVDTVIVLDAMRSGAAAGTVRRLDAGLDGGLHHNAAGGKSAGTGHGPAKAAAMLGAGRNLGGSTHGLGVAEAIALGDALGRLPRRLVIFGIEGRRFDAGTDLSPEAAGAVDEAVRLGLEEVADVPRPAG